A stretch of DNA from Ranitomeya variabilis isolate aRanVar5 chromosome 1, aRanVar5.hap1, whole genome shotgun sequence:
CAGTGAGGGTTAGATCATGTAGAACTACAAGTGACACAATATCATGTCTGTGACAAGTACTGCTGGAACTGGCCCCTAACCTGTGCTGTGACACAAGATGCCCGACAGAAAAAAGTTCTGCAGCTTTTCTAGTAGATGCTTCAATCCTTGACTTTCATCATGGTCATTTACTGACAGGTTTCTGTTCTCATACAAAAACTCAGAAGAAATTGTGCTACAATGTGAGAACTATCAGCCTGAACACAATGGTATCCGACCATCTGGACAGGAGGGAGATTCCTGCTGCTTTGTGTGTACAGCAGCGGATTGTGGAAACTAGATACATTGCAACAGACCCTCAGCAGTTTACATGTTCTTGTCCGCTCCTTGCAGTGACCATTACATCACTGGGTGCAGTCGCTGCTCACACTTTTTGCTTCCCCCAGGTGATGAAATGCATTGTGGAAGTGATTTCTGACACTTTGTCCAAACCCAACCCTGTTCCCACCAGTGAGGACTGCCTGGAGACCCTCCGAGGAGGTGAGTTTGGTCACTGCAGGGATTGAAATGGAAGCTATTATGCCCCAAAAGAGGCTAACCCCTTTACCACAGTTGCATGCATCTTGtactaaaaaaaagcatttttggaAAGGAGATCCATGACATATTGGGCAGTTTTCTTCTCAGGCGATTTATGGCCACGGACTAAGTCAATGCAGGATTAATATATAAACTTACATGTTAGACATCACAACGCGCTCACTGACTGGCCCTCGCACACTGACCAGCACTGGGGTGCTTACAGCGGCTGCTGGCGGGGAGGCATGTCACCAGACCTGCCCATTCCCATAAGGAATTCCaccattggaggaggctgatgggtcAGTCTGCGAGCTCACTCTGATATCTAACAGGTAAGTTTATAGGTTTTATTTATTTTCGCCACATTCTACTTTAATTTAGTCTGTagccataaatcagctgagaaaacTGAAAAATGCGTAAGGCATCACAATTCCAAAAAtgctttttagcccaaaatacatgcatttaggtGACTACAATTTAAAGGGACCCTCTGGACATCTTTTTAGGACAGTCAccccacactgataatgagctaagCGCACAGCGTGGTAGGAGATTTTGCTcctataaataaaaacaaaaaaacaacacctTCAGGTTCTGCAGGACAGAGGCAGTGATCAGAACGCTAATttctaataataatgaaaaaaatactaCTTGGGTGCATAGTGGGTGAGGCGAAGGCTCCTGTGCACTACTGATGCTGCGTACCTTGCCTCCCTATGACAGCACTGGCTTGCAGGAGCTTTCACTGCACACAGGGCTGTCAATCACTAGTGAAGGAGGCAGAGCAGTGCACCGGGCCGCCTGGCCAAACCAAGGATGCGATCAACATCCTAATCTCTATAATCATCATTTTCTTATCACTGACTCAGTTCTGCAAAATTCTGAAAACCCCAGATTAATCAAAAGAGGGTTTTTTCACATCAGTGTTAAGGAGGATTATCTTTATCAGAAATATACTCCAGTCCCCGGCTGTGGCACGTTTCTGTTGTAACTTACTGCGCTTTTGTGGGTTAAAGTGTAATGAATTTGTCAGGTCTGCTCAGGTttccccttcccagcataatatcTTGTCCGAGGGTCCCACACACAGTGCTCCCTCCCATGTATATAATACACTACAAGACATGCCATGTCTAAAGTGTATGTAGCCCCGGCCCACGTCCATGTGCTGTCCAATATTCTGATCGTGGAAAGTTCTTGCAAACATAAATGGTCTTCCAGATCCTCAGTTTTCATGTGTGATTTATTCTAGATGAAAGGATCATTTCCATCCTGCGCCACCAGAACCTGCTCAAGGAGCTCCAGGACCTCGCGGCTCAAGGTGAGATTACTAGTGGAGATCTCTGCTTGTGGTCAGTAAAGGTGGATATTTCTAATAACAGTCTAACCAAAGCAGGTGTAAGCTGATGTACAGTCCGCACGGCATCAAGACTGTTTTCTTTCACTGACAAAAAGCAGAGCTcataacttaattttttttttctgacacacAAAAATACTAAGTTATTCTATTGGGTTGCTGTGACCAATATTCACAGGATGGGTAGCAAATGAGGTAATGGGCCACCGTGTGCACGATGCCGAGCTGGCAGGTAATATTGAGCCCTTTTACCGCATCTGTGATGTAATCTCAGGGTCCGCGCTGCTCTCATGGCAGGTAATATTGAGCCCTTTTACCGCATCTGTGATGTAATCTCAGGGTTCTCCACTCATGTTTCTGCAATCCCACTGGTTGATAGACACGAGGGCACTCACCATAGAAATGGAGGTGATATTTATAGGATCATCAGCTCCATCCCCAGATGTAACTACTCCCTGAGGAATACAACTCTCACCATTACTGACACAGAGCCTTCCAGCAGTAGTCATGGCTGCTGCTTTGTGATCAGACATGCGACACACACCTTATACTACAGTCCCAGCTCATCAATTTCTGCTGACAACCAACCTGTATAACGTGTAAGGTTGTCAGCCCTGCCCTTTTACTGACAAGCTCTTTCCACGTACTCTCTTTCCAAGGTGCAATGCTTTTCCAACATTCATCCCTGGCTACAGTCAGTTCATAAGTGTAGTCTGATGGTTAATATAACCCGTTCTGTATAGGCTGTCTGGATTTAAATCACCAAATTTCCCATTTAAATGTCACCTCCTTAGGAGCCATGGAGAGACTCACGAAGCAGAAAAAGAATGGTGGTTTTGTGGAGGAGTTATCCGGCATCCTTGAGAAACAGCTTAATAAGCCCCTGCCATCCGGTGAGTGTCGCGGCAACTCTGATCTCCTCCCTCACAACCTTGAGGTTCTCTGCAGTCCAGAATCCTCTGATCATGTGATACTACCCCGCTGTGCCCCTCACACCACATGATAAGCAGAGGATTAGATCAACCACTTAGATTGTGCCCAGAATGTCCAATATATTCCCAGCATTCAGCAATGGAAGCCATCATCCCACAGGTGGCGGGTGGGAGAGGGGCTTATTCTATATCCGGAGCCCTCTGTAGTACAAATAACCCCAGCATACTGTGGCTTCAGCCCACAAGCTGTGGCGTTCCAGGACGTACTAAacagaatgaagaaaaggaataaagaTAATAATTTATAGGTCCAAAGAGATGAAGAGGTGTTATAGATTTCTCATGCATCTTGGATATGAAATGAACATGATTTATATATGTAGACAATTAGGAAataaacacatatcccatatatacaggtgtatattacattccctgtgctttataggcAGGGAATGAACATGgagtatatgtagagaataggagaatgaacacatatcccatataaacaggtgtatattacatTCCCTGTGCCTTATAGGCGGGGGATGAACATGAAATATGCCatttatttcatgttcattccccacctataaagctcagggaaggtACCGTAATATACACCGGTCTACATGAGTTATGTGTTCAttgctctattatctacatatatgtcatgttcattccccacctataaagttcagggaatataatatacacctgtttatatgggatatgtgttgatTTCCTAATTGTCTACATATAAATCATGTTCATTTCATATCCAAGATGCATGAGAAATCTATAATACCTCTTCATCTCATTGGACCTATaagttatgttcattctttttagtacGTCCCGTAACTTCTGTGCTATTTAACTCAAATGACTTCTACAAGGAGTTCAAGATACTTTGTTATTTTCCACCCAAAGCTCAATGTGTCACTGTAGTGGTAGCACAGATAACCATGATAGTCACACCTATCTGATGTGTAGTAGAGACAAAACCTCTCTGtttccaagaataacaggtcaaatTCTGAATATGTGTTTTGAATGTGAAGAGAGCAGGGAAGAAAAAATAAACAGAAGAAAGCAAAAACTATTTAAAAAGTGTAAAGTATCACACAATAAAATTATGATTTTTGGGCCAAATTCTTCTAAATGGTAAATAAATATTTATCAAAATcaaaataactttttatttttcagcgTTAACAGTTTTGGCATTTGTATCACttattttttgtgactttttatcGCTTGTTAAGCTAAACTCAGAATTATCCCCAAGCACCTAGAAACCCCAAAGCCCAACCTCAATGacaaaaaaacccatcaaataaaaaaataggccAATCTTTAAAAGGTCTATTTTATATAAGAACTGAggataaatggaaaaaaaagtagCCAGAAAAAAAGAGGCAGAAATGCAATAAGGCTAGTAATGGATTTGTTATTGCAGCATAAAATACTGTAAAGGCAGCAGTTTCCCCCCTTAAAAGTAAACtggataaaaacattttttttatctccTCTAATGATGCAGCAAAGTCCCAAGGTCCTGCTCTTCTGGAAAACTATCCAGTAAGAGATGAAGTGAAGAGGCAATCCGAGGAAGAAGAGCGCAAAAGAAGCTCAGAGCGTCCAGAGGAAGACGACAGTGCCGAAGAGCTAGAAAGCAATGAGATCAGTAAGAGGGAAGAAACCTCCGAGGATGAAGAGATGGATAACCGCATCACAGACGAGATCAACGAGATGGAGCTCCCCAAAGACAACCAAGAGGACGCCAGCGAGAGACGCACGTCTGAGGAGACAAAGACCAAGAAAGATCAAGAGGCTGATGGGAAGGAGGATTCCCACAAGCAAGACAGCAACGAGACCAACGACGAGGAGGATGAGACCCAACGAGAAGACAGTGAGTACAAACTGGAAACCTTCATGTTCCTCTGCTCATTATGCAATAGATCTGTATAAAATAAGAACCTAGCTGAGAGGGAGGGACGGCGTCCAGTCCTGTGCAAGTCAAACAGAATGACTGCATTACACTATTCTTAATGATTTTTCCTATTCATTGATCTATAATAAAACTTGTAGGcattattttgattaaaaaaagtatACAGGAAGGCGCCCAATTCTTTCCAGTTTGCATTTTCCCCAAACGTAACAGCTTGAGTACCATCAGGACCCGAATAATAGAATCGATTCATGTTTTCTTAGATCATTTCTAAGGTTTGTTTTGACCTTGAGGCAATTCATATGTCAAATTCAGCAAGGCTTTTGTGTGTTTTATACACTGTTTTTTTCCAATTAATTTCCCAACATTGTTACGCACTGCCCTAATGGAGTCCAAAATTAATGTTCACCTGTAGAGagaatgggggaaaaaaattctcGACTAGTGTCCTGGAGATGATTGCACCAAAATGCGTCAACATTTTGAGAAGTGAAATAATGCATCAGCTGAAAACCTTTGGATAATAAACACCATGGCCACATTGTCAAActggggggaaggggggagaggaTTGAACAGAACAAGTGTAAAAGTAGTACTAAAGCCGTAATCCTTTTTGTTTTGGGCGCCAAATTTCTAAACTAAAAGTTTAATATTTGTTTTCTTTCCATCAAGCCAACATCGTGCATGAGATTTTTTAAAAACTGCAACAAAATTATCTGGAGCAGAAATTATTCAGTTGTCTACAAACCTTAGACAGAAATAGGACGTATCTGCAGCTCCAGAGGAGGTTGTTCACACTTCAGCTGGGTTCTGAACCCATCGTAACCCACAAGACATGATGTCATGCCATTTACCTTCCAGTCTGTTATTCAGGTTTGGATGTAACAGTTTATACTCCAGAATTTTGTTTCTTTCTTCTTGCAGACTCCATGAGGTTTCCTGAAGACTCCAAACCTGAATCTGACTCCAGCAAGGAAACCAAACAAGACGCAGAAACAACCGACTGCGCAGAGAACCCCAGGAGTGATGACGACACATCATCCAAAGATCTAGGAGACTCTAAAAGATGGAACAAGATGGACGAGCTCGCCAAAGAGCTGCGAGCCAAGAAGTGTGCCGCCAGACAAAGCGAGGATGACTCTGACACGTTAATGAAGATTCCACCCAAAGAGCCTAAATATGATCCAAGGAGCCAGGTGGTCGAGGACCAAACACAATGGCAGCGATCCCATGAGGACAGTGTCGAGACCGAGGCTCCAATACTAAAAAGGGCAGAGGAAGAGGGCAGTGCCAACAGGAAGACTGAGGTTAGTGCTAGTATATCAGTCATCATCAGACCGATGCCAACTTATCGGATCATGAAGCGATCAGCTGTTGGacctgatattgatggcctatgtCCAGAATAGGTTATTAATTCTAGATGCCCTGCCTTCCTCGTGTTATTAATTCTAGATGCCCTACCTCCCTAGGGTTATTAATTCTAGATGCCCTGCCTTCCTCGTGTTATTAATTCTAGATGCCCTGCCTTCCTCGGGTTATTCATTCTAGATGCCCTGCCTTTCTCGGGTTATTCATTCTAGATGCCATACCTTCCTCGGGTTATTCATTCTAGATGCCCTGCCTTCCTCGGGTTATTCATTCCAGATGCCCTGCCTTCCTCGGGTTATTAATTCTAGATGCCCTGCCTTCCTCGGGTTATTCATTCTAGATGCCCTGCCTTCCTCGGGTTATTCATTCTAGAAGCCCTGCCTTCCTCGGGTTATTAATTCTAGATGTCCTGCCTTCCTCGGGTTATTAATTCTAGATGCCCTGCCTTCCTCGGGTTATTAATTCTAGAAGCCCTACCTTCCTCGGGTTATTCATTCTAGATGCCCTGCCTTCCCCGGGTTATTCATTCTAGATGCCCTGCCTTCCTCGGGTTATTCATTCTAGATGCCCTGCCTTCCCCGGGTTATTCATTCTAGATGCCCTGCCTTCCTCGGGTTATTCATTCTAGATGCCCTGCCTTCCCCGGGTTATTCATTCTAGATGCCCTGCCTTCCCCGGGTTATTCATTCTAGATGCCCTGCCTTCCTCGGGTTATTCATTCTAGATGCCCTGCCTTCCCCGGGTTATTAATTCTAGATGCCCTGCCTTCCTCGGGTTATTCATTCTAGATGCCCTGCCTTCCCCGGGTTATTCATTCTAGATGCCCTGCCTTCCTCGGGTTATTCATTCTAGAAGCCCTGCCTTCCTCGGGTTATTCATTCTAGATGCCCTGCCTTCCTCGGGTTATTCATTCTAGATGCCTTGCCTTCCTTAGGTTATTCATTCTAGATGCCCTGCCTTCCTCGGGTTATTCATTCTAGATGCCCTGCCTTCCCCGGGTTATTCATTCTAGATGCCCTGCCTTCCTCGGGTTATTCATTCTAGATGCCTTGCCTTCCTTAGGTTATTAATTCTAGATGCCCTGCCTTCCTCGGGTTATTCATTCTAGATGCCCTGCCTTCCCCGGGTTATTCATTCTAGATGCCCTGCCTTCCTCGGGTTATTCATTCTAGATGCCCTGCCTTCCCCGGGTTATTCATTCTAGATGCCCTGCCTTCCCCGGGTTATTCATTCTAGATGCCCTGCCTTCCTCGGGTTATTCATTCTAGATGCCCTGCCTTCCTCGGGTTATTCATTCTAGATGCCCTGCCTTCCTCGGGTTATTCATTCTAGATGCCCTGCCTTCCTCGGGTTATTCATTCTAGATGCCCTGCCTTCCTCATGAACATGCTGGGGATCCTCCACAATACTGCTACAGTAAATCACAGCCAATTTCCCATACAGCAAATCTGCAGCATATATGCTCAATGTGCACATACactaacatttctatttttttgtgctatTGTTTCTTCACAGGAACAAGAACTGGAGAGTTTGGCTGCCATCGAGGCAGAACTAGAAAATGTTGCCCACAAGCTGCATGATCTGAGGAGGGGATGAAAACCAAGAAgagaaaagaaattaaaaaaaaaaaaaaaaaaaagttgcaaaaaataaATTTAGCCATTGCACCTTCTATGTTTTCAGGCTTAACCCCATGATTGCTGGAAACAATTCATGAGAATCTCCTGCAGCAACCATGGGGTTAAACACTTTGTAGTTCTATCACTGTCCCGTAGTAAAGCTGGTACGGCTgccaaaaaatcattatttttagaGAGTGGAGAAGCGTGCTCATAAGCTCCATGGTGGCAGCAGCGGTGTGTGTGAGGGGCTGAGGTGTCTGTTCTCATCCTGCGGTATTTCCAATGTTCTCAGCTCTTTACTGTCACTTCTTAATCTTTTTGTTAGATGAACATATTGCAATAACTTGTTACTTTTTGATTACAATCTGGGGCAAGATTTGTCctgtacaaaaaaatatatatcttacaGGGAAATAAAATGTTGGATTTTTCCTTTATGTCTTCATTTCTTTATTTAGGGGCCAGACTCTGACTACTCACCTACCTATAGACTAGATCTATAAGCCGTAAGTGACAAGCTATTGAGTAATCGCAGAGtaaagccaccaccagggggagctccctgtatgcagagataaataagaagtcggggtacaagccagagagtcaaagccgGTCGGGAAACGTGATATCAGAGACGGAAGACAAGAGGTGGGGTTCAGAAATctggccgagtcatacactgtagggaaacaaCCAGACGAACACCAAATCAGGGATAGGGATCTAatacaaatacgggaagtcagaggcagaaggatcaccagggtatacgggtcagcagctctagcctggaagcattcatTTTTTTGAAAGAAAATGGGATTAAAATCCAACTATTGATTTCTCCATTTCCACCCACTTTAAGTGCAAATAGTTTAGGCAGTTGATCATTTAATTTTGTTTGTAAACGAATGATCTAATAATGGCGATATCATCAGCTGACAGGGAAGATAAACTATTACACATCCGATATATACAGGTTGGTTGTTGGCAGGAATAGAGGAGCCTTTGCTACTATAGTATTAAATGATCAGGTGTGTGGATCTCATGGTTGGAGTAGTTTTCCAAAAAATAATATGGTGATCATGTCTGTAGGTCTCATTCTGGCATCTGTCAAATTTAGATCTATACAAAGTTTTTAAAGGTCCATAATTTAGAATTTTTTATCTTTTAACATACACTTACACACAGGGTCGTACTGAGGTGCCAAAATGCCCAGCGGTAAGTGACTGGGGCCTACAGTCGAGGTACCTGGAAATATTACATTAGCCTCTTCCACAAATTATAAACATAATAGAATATAAATACACAGTTAATGTAGCAACCTCGGTATTCTCTTACATTAATGACGAGGTGCTCCTTTGTCATGCTCATACAGGGTGGTAGGGAGCCCACTCCAACACAGGGGCCCTTTGGGGGATTCGCTGCTCCCCTGTGGGTGATTCACTGcctgtatatattgtatacataTAATTTTGAGGTGTACACCTTATTCTGACCCTTGTACACACAATGATTAATTTCAATGACTTCTTGTTTTTGGTGCTAAGTATGGCAGGTTTCTGCACGTGAACTTCACATGATAAGTGCCTCATTATAATAAATTGCAGCTAATCAGCCGGTGATTATGTGTCATTTGCATATTGTGCCGTATTATAATATATGAGGACAATTAAAGAATGGAAAGCCTCTAATGCTGGACAGCGGGACATCTACGGGGAGTTGGGGAATAATTATAGACTGCGACCATGTTCTTTTCTCAATCAAAAGTTATTTTCCAGCTAAGAGCAAATTCTCCTAGCAGTGTGTAATCTCTAGGACGGTGCTTTACTGACTTGTGGACATGTAACGAGCACTTGATCTGATAAGCAAACAGCATATGAGTGGTCTTGTGCCCACCATGCTAACAGGACTTGGCTCCGGCAGTGAGAGTCAATTCCAGGGGCAGGAGCTGCTGAGATTTACCCCAGAGCAGTGAATCCATTCCCTGTCCTGGATTTTTGACACTTTGATGTATCCTATAAAAACCCTGGAAGTTTGCATTTGACTACACGTCTGAAGAACTGTCCCCTGCTTATAGCCAATGGCTGCACAAGTTTATTTCATGGCTATCTGGCCATTTGCCTGCTGTGAGTGGATGACGTTACGGATGCACCACAACAGCCCCATGAACCAGAATACCAAGGGGAAGATCCCCCTCTGGGACGCTCCCTAATCTCATCCCTAGGGCTTCTCCATAAGACTGTAATTATAACCACAATCCGGGTTATCCACAGGTCTTGCAGCGTCAAAGATGCCAATTAGTTCAGGTCAGGAACATAAACAACAcggatactttaaccccttcatgacccagcctattttggccttaaccccttcccgacccatgacgcctatgcggcgtcatggaatgatcgcatccctgcagatcgggtgaaagggttaattcctattttacccgatctgcagggagagggggagttgtacttcagcctagggggggtggctttgcccccacgtggctacgatcgctctgattggctgttgaaagtgcaacagccaatcagagcaatttgcaatatttcacctatgaaaatggtgaaatattgcaatccagccatggccgatgctgcaatagcatctgccatggctggaaatcatgtactggccccccccaccgcccccgatctcctccccagtcatccgttctgtcaggtacccctctccgtccccctgttcgctcccccgtgctcctgtccgctcccccgtgctcctgtccgctccccccgtcctccgatcccccccccctgtgctccgatccacccccccaccaccccctcatacttaccgatcctcccggtgtctggccgtctcctcgctgggcgccgccatcttggaaaatggcgggcgcatgctcagtacgcccgccgaatctgcaggctggcagattcgttacaggtacattttgatcgctgtggtaggttctaccacagcgatcaaaataaaaaaataataaataaacccccccctttatcacccccataggtagggacaataataaaataaagaaaatatatttttttcttttaccactagggttagggttagaactaggggtaggggtaggggtagggttagggttacgggtagggttagggttaggggtagggttatggcatgtgcacacagagcggatcggccgcggatccgcagcggatcggccgcggatcggccgcggatccgcagcggatcgcagcggatccgcagcggatcggcagcggatcggccgcggatcggcagcggatcggccgcggatccgcagcggatcggccgcggatccgcagcggatcggccgcggatccgcagcggatcggccgcggatccgcagcagattggccgcggatctgcagcggattggccgcggatccgcagcggatccgcagcggattggccgcggatctgcagcggattggccgcggatctgcagcggatccgcagcggattggccgcggatctgcagcggattggccgcggatccgcagcggatcggcagcggatccgcagcggattggccgcggatctgcagcggattggccgcggatccgcagcggattggccgctgcgaattcgaagcagttttccatcaggtttacagtaccatgtacacctaaggaaaaccaaatctgctgtgcccatggtgcggaaaattccgtgcagaaacgctgcattgtattttccgcagcatgtcaattctttgtgcggattccgcagcggtttacacctgttcctcaataggaatccgcaggtgaaatccgcacaaaaaaacactggaaatctgctgtaaatccgcaggcaaaacgcagtgccttttacctgcagatttttcaaaaatcgtgcggaaaaatctcacacgaatccgcaacgtgggcacatacccttagggttagggttggaattagggctagggttggaaatagggttaagaataggcttgtggttagggttacggatagggttaggggtgtgttggggttacagttgtggttagggttgggattagggttacggttgggattagggttaggattagggttggaattagggttacggttgtgttgcggttagggttgtggttaggggtgtgttggggttagggttgtgattagggttatggctacagttgggattaggattaggggtgtgttggggtaagtgttgaagttagaa
This window harbors:
- the CHGA gene encoding chromogranin-A, with protein sequence MLYIGVLSIALCAVQVISFPASSRDTEDDTKVMKCIVEVISDTLSKPNPVPTSEDCLETLRGDERIISILRHQNLLKELQDLAAQGAMERLTKQKKNGGFVEELSGILEKQLNKPLPSAKSQGPALLENYPVRDEVKRQSEEEERKRSSERPEEDDSAEELESNEISKREETSEDEEMDNRITDEINEMELPKDNQEDASERRTSEETKTKKDQEADGKEDSHKQDSNETNDEEDETQREDNSMRFPEDSKPESDSSKETKQDAETTDCAENPRSDDDTSSKDLGDSKRWNKMDELAKELRAKKCAARQSEDDSDTLMKIPPKEPKYDPRSQVVEDQTQWQRSHEDSVETEAPILKRAEEEGSANRKTEEQELESLAAIEAELENVAHKLHDLRRG